GCTCCGCCGGCGGTCGCTTCGGCTTCAAACGGCATGGGCAACGCCCTTGACGTCGGCGGTGATCTCGTGCGCTACGGACTCGCCGGTCTCGACCGCTCCGTTCATGAAGCCGCCGAACGCGAGCGAGCACTGCTCGCCGCAGAAGTGCACGTTGCCCTGGCGCACGGGTTCGATGCCGACGAACGTCGTGCAATTGCCGATGCCCCAATACGAATACGAGCCGTGATGCCAGCGATCTTTGGTCCAATTGTCGAGAAATGCTTTGCCGTTCCACAGCTTTCCGATTCCGGGGTAGACCGGCTCGAGCTGCCCGAGAAAGCGGTTCACGTACTGGGTTGACGCGGGCCCGAACGACGGCGCATCGAACGACGCGCCGAGGCGGCCGCCGGTGTAGTCCACGAGCACGCCGGCCGTGCCCGCCTGTGCGCGCGTGTCTTCCCACGTCTGCTGATATCCGGTGTCCGAATACGTCGCGGCGTTGGAGCCCTGCGCGAACCATAGACGTTCCTTGAACTGGACGTGCAATTTCGTGCTCGTGCCCATCGGCAGCTGGTTGATGGCGGCCATCTTCACCTTGGAGAAGCCGGCCTGCGAAAGATCGCACTGGCGCAGGGTTGTGAACGGTAGCGCCAAGACGACGTGGTCGAACGCGGCGTCAAAGGTGTGCTGGGAGGTGGAGAACGTGCACGCGTACGTGCCGTCGGAGCGCCGCCGCAGCGCCTGCAGGCGCGTGTTCAGATTGATCGACTGAGCCGGCAATGCGCGCGCCATACGCGCGACGATCTGATCGTTGCCTTCGTGCACGCGATAGCGCTCATCGGTGCCGACGAGGTAAAAGCCGCCCTTGGGATTATAGCTGGGCATGTATGCGAGCATGTAGATCAGCTCGAGCGAGCTCTGTTCGCTCGATTCGCCGCCGTTCTCGGTGGTGGTGTCGATGTCGAGCAACCAGCCGATCTTGGACCCGAGGCCGCCCGGCACGTTGTGCTCGATCCACTGGCGCGCTGACATGTGGTCCAGCTCATAGCCCGCCTGCGTGTGGTGATCGTAGCGCGTGTCGCCCGCCGCCGCGTTGGCTTGTTCGAGTTTGGGGAAGACCGTCGCGTAGTCGCGCAGCATCTCCGCGATGGGATAGCGCCGGCCCTTCACCCAGTAGACGTCCCCGCTGTCGTGCTGTTTGGCATCCCACGCCCGCAGGTCGTCTAACGCGAGGCCGAGCTCGGCCGAAAGGCGCCGGATCGCCACGTGCTCGCTCGAGATGAACTCGCCGCCGTTCTCAGCGGTCTGCCCCTCGTCGAAGAAACCGCGCAGGGTCCAGGTCCGGCCGCCGAGCCCGCCGCCCGCTTCATAGATCGTGCTGGCGATGCCGGCCTGTTTAAGACGATAGGCGCACGTCACGCCCGCGAGTCCACCACCGACGATCGCGATACGTGGCCCATTCGCTGCGAGCAGGCTTTCGGTCGAATGAATTCGACCGCTCCATATGACGGGCACGAGCGCCGCGCAGGCCGTCTGCTCGATGAAGCGGCGGCGCGCGAACGTCTGGCGCTCGAAGACCTCATCGGCCGGCACGCCGGTCTGACGTGCCTGCCGGTATGCGGCGTGGATCCGGCGCAGCAGGCCGGTGAGCTCGGTGCGCGCCACAGATCGCCGCGCCTTACAGCTTGAAGTTGACCTGGAGCACCGCTTGGATGGGTAACTTCTGGCCTTCCTGGCCGATTTCGATGTTGTTGTACCAGTTGCCGTACGGATACGCCAGCTGCACGGGCGGGTTGGCCACAAAGTTGCCGGCCGGCGCGAGCAGGTTAGACGCCAACTGCGCGTACATGCACGTCGAGCCGTTATCCCAGGGCTGATGATGCTGATAGCACTGGTCGACCAGGTTCGCAAACGTGAGCGTCGTGGTCACGTGGGGATTGATGTCGTAGCCCAGCGACAAGCCCATCGTCAGCCGCTGCGGCTGCGCGAACGCGCCGAGGTTGTCGAAGCGGCCGGTGTATTTGTCCGGGATGAACATGTAGTTCGAGCAGGTCTGCGTATTCGCGGTGTTGCCGCTCGACGTTCCGGTGCACGTCGTCGGGTCGTAGCCGGGCCAGATCAACGGCGATCCGTACTTGCCTTGCGTGCTATACGTGAAACTGGGCGTCACCGTGAACGGTCCGTGCTTGTAATTGATGACGAGCGACGACTCGAATGGCGTCGCAAAGCCGATCGCGTTGTTGAACGGCGCCGGGATCTGGTCGTAGGTCGTGTACGAGCCGTTGCGATCGAAGAGCGGTTGCATGGGCTGACTGAAGTACGGATTGGCGATGGAGCCCGGGGCGCACGTATCGTCC
This window of the Candidatus Eremiobacteraceae bacterium genome carries:
- a CDS encoding NAD(P)/FAD-dependent oxidoreductase; the protein is MARTELTGLLRRIHAAYRQARQTGVPADEVFERQTFARRRFIEQTACAALVPVIWSGRIHSTESLLAANGPRIAIVGGGLAGVTCAYRLKQAGIASTIYEAGGGLGGRTWTLRGFFDEGQTAENGGEFISSEHVAIRRLSAELGLALDDLRAWDAKQHDSGDVYWVKGRRYPIAEMLRDYATVFPKLEQANAAAGDTRYDHHTQAGYELDHMSARQWIEHNVPGGLGSKIGWLLDIDTTTENGGESSEQSSLELIYMLAYMPSYNPKGGFYLVGTDERYRVHEGNDQIVARMARALPAQSINLNTRLQALRRRSDGTYACTFSTSQHTFDAAFDHVVLALPFTTLRQCDLSQAGFSKVKMAAINQLPMGTSTKLHVQFKERLWFAQGSNAATYSDTGYQQTWEDTRAQAGTAGVLVDYTGGRLGASFDAPSFGPASTQYVNRFLGQLEPVYPGIGKLWNGKAFLDNWTKDRWHHGSYSYWGIGNCTTFVGIEPVRQGNVHFCGEQCSLAFGGFMNGAVETGESVAHEITADVKGVAHAV